The Alphaproteobacteria bacterium genome has a segment encoding these proteins:
- the rpsO gene encoding 30S ribosomal protein S15, producing the protein MSITAEKKQELIGEFATKSGDTGSPEVQIAVLTERIRNLTEHLQTHKKDFHSRRGLLIMVGQRRRLLDYTRRKSQERYEALINRLGLRR; encoded by the coding sequence ATGTCGATTACGGCTGAAAAGAAACAGGAACTCATTGGCGAGTTCGCAACGAAATCTGGCGACACCGGGTCGCCCGAAGTGCAGATTGCCGTTCTGACGGAACGGATCCGCAATCTGACGGAACACCTGCAGACGCATAAAAAGGATTTTCATTCCCGCCGCGGCCTGTTGATCATGGTCGGACAACGGCGCCGTCTGCTTGACTATACCAGACGCAAGAGTCAGGAGCGCTATGAAGCGCTCATTAACCGGCTGGGGCTGCGCCGTTAA
- the truB gene encoding tRNA pseudouridine(55) synthase TruB, whose translation MGRRQKGRIVNGWLILDKTCGITSTGAVNRAKWLFDARKAGHGGTLDPIATGLLPIAFGEATKTVSHVMDGTKSYHFTLRWGIETDTDDIEGDPIEYSDVRPAHADVERALSAFRGRIQQTPPKFSAIKINGNRAYDLARDNRPVDLAPRPIDIFDIHIADMPDGDHTVFSVTSGKGAYMRALARDIARAVGSVGHVSALRRTAVGPFTEADAISLDELESFGQIAARDEKLLPVETALDDIPALVVTESEAALLRNGRAVSLLQKVDLQRIADFNQGDTVLAKTKTKPVALAHYAAGEVKPFRVLNL comes from the coding sequence ATGGGTCGTAGGCAGAAGGGCCGGATCGTCAACGGCTGGCTCATCCTCGACAAGACCTGCGGCATTACCTCCACCGGCGCGGTCAACCGGGCAAAGTGGCTTTTCGACGCGCGCAAGGCCGGTCATGGCGGCACGCTGGACCCGATTGCGACCGGGTTGCTGCCGATTGCGTTCGGCGAAGCGACAAAGACCGTTTCCCATGTCATGGACGGTACGAAATCGTACCATTTCACCCTGCGCTGGGGCATTGAAACCGATACCGACGATATCGAGGGCGACCCGATCGAATACAGCGATGTCCGGCCGGCCCATGCCGATGTCGAACGGGCCCTTTCCGCCTTCAGGGGGCGAATCCAGCAAACGCCGCCGAAATTTTCCGCCATCAAGATCAATGGCAACCGGGCATACGATCTTGCCCGCGATAACAGGCCGGTCGACCTCGCGCCGCGGCCTATCGACATTTTCGACATCCATATCGCGGATATGCCGGACGGGGACCATACGGTTTTTTCCGTCACCAGCGGCAAGGGCGCCTATATGCGCGCCCTGGCCCGCGATATCGCCCGTGCCGTCGGCTCCGTCGGGCATGTATCCGCCCTGCGCCGCACGGCGGTCGGGCCGTTTACCGAGGCGGATGCGATTTCGCTGGACGAACTGGAGTCATTTGGGCAAATTGCCGCCCGTGACGAAAAGCTATTACCGGTTGAAACCGCGCTGGACGACATCCCGGCGCTGGTTGTAACCGAATCGGAAGCCGCCCTGCTGCGTAACGGCCGGGCGGTATCCCTGTTGCAGAAGGTGGACCTTCAGCGTATCGCCGATTTCAATCAGGGCGATACGGTCTTGGCCAAAACAAAAACCAAACCGGTGGCGCTTGCACATTATGCGGCTGGTGAGGTGAAGCCCTTCCGCGTGTTGAACCTCTAA